The region GGTGAATGAAAGGGCAGCTAATTAGTGAGCTCGTGTATGAGATAGTGCCGAAACCCGATCGTGGCTTTGTTGTTCTGTATGGATCAAGTGATGGTCACCCAGCCCCGATTGTCGGTGGAACGATGCTGGATTGAGTTTCGGTTCGTGTGTAGTCGCAGTTAGGGCGAAACATTCGCTGTCCAAGATGACCAGACGCGCTTAACATCTTCCTGGCTTGCAATTTCGCTCACGCACTACTCCCTCTTCACAACAACTTTACCTTTGTGCGGCCGGAATTTAGGCCACACTATATAGCATCAAATGCCCTTGTACAACGAGTTGATCAAACACCTGCCCACCTAGATGATGGCCGGTAAAGGTTACTCGTGGAGACAAGTAATGCTAGCATGGGAGACGAGTCGTTAGCTGGCTTACAATCTTTAATCCAAGGCACAGAAAATCCAAATTTTGGCTTGGTGTTGCCAAAACCTCGGTTTAGTACTCCCCGTAACCATTAGGCATCTTATATGAACGGATTGAACTTCTGCGAATAATAGGACTACCTACTGTGATTGATGGTCTTTACCACTTCACTATGCGCCAACAATTTAGTTTGGCGCCTTTGCAAAGTTTTGGCTAAATTCGTGTTGTCTGTTGTGGACCCTCACAAGTCAAAAAATGGTTTGGTAGCCATGACTTCCCTGACCCGGAAAATCACTCTATTGCAATAGAACAAACAAAGCGGGAGGAGGGTGACGCAATGATGCCTAGCTCAGACTGTAATGCTCATATCTTGTGTGCTGGAAGACAATTGGTCCCAGTGGCTGTTCGGAGGAGTGCTGGCATGGAGGTGATTTCGGCTTTATGCATCAACCAGTCTCGCAACCGGGCCGAAAGAGGAAATTGGGTCCGGTTTGGAGCAACCgctggagatggagtcgGTAGAGAGCctgttgatggatgagatggggCCCCAAAGGAcatttcttttcttctttctgcAAGGGAAAAAACGGGATTCTCTCGCAGATATACTTTCTCTCAAGctggaaaacaaaaagagaaaagatCTATATAAGCTGCTCACCATTAAGTAACCAACTGCTAGTGTTTTCGTCTTGGTTGCTTCACAAAATCTGATACCTTTTTTCTGCATTGTATGCCTATTCTCCCTCAGTTCTATTCGGCAGCACTCACACATTTCCGTGGTACAATACTTCTTATCTATTTGGCACCGGCTACGAACAGAACACAAATAAAGCAAAGCACGGagagaaaaggaaatggGCAGTTACAGCGATATACCACAGCTTTTCGTTAATGACGGCCCCTTGGGTACCGAGAATGTAACACAGCTGCTCCCTTCGTCATGCGAGGAGCCGTTCGAAGTTCTACTCAATCGTTTGCACCAGCACGGCTACCTCTTTGTCAAAAAATTGCTTCCAAGAGAGGATGTTCTGCAAATAAGAGAGAAGTATTTCGAGTACTTATCTCCCAGTGGTGTCCTCAAACCTGGGTCCCTTCCCGTGGATGGACTCTTTGACGATTCTCAGGATCCCGCGGCTTTCCCTGGCATTGGCGCTGGGTCTACTGGAGAGAATGGTCGACCAGGAGGGGATAAAGCTCAGCTCTTTGTTGATCTCGCAATCCAGGCGCACCGCGAGCTTTGGTACTCCGAAACATTCTGCCGCCATCCAACCCTGGCTAAATTTGTGGCGCAACTAACTGGCTGGGGAGAAAGGTCCATGCTGTTTCGCCGCAGTCTGTTGCGGAATAATATACCCGGAACCAAAGCTATCGGGGTTCATTACGATCAAATATTTCTCAGATGGGGAGATTTGTCGAATCTGACTGCATGGTGTCCGCTTGGTGATATCAGCAttgatggaggcggcttAATATACCTGGAAGGGAGTCAAGAGCTAGGCGAAAGGCTTGAGCAAGAATTCGCCGACAAATCCCAAAATGAAAACTTCTCGGAAGCACAAACAAAGAGTGCATTTAATTCCAACATGCTTGCTAATGGACTATTGTCTAACAACCCCGCTGAGTTTGGGAGACAGTATGGTAGGAGGTGGATGGCGGCAGACTACGAAGCAGGCGACGTGGTGTTGCATTTACCATACATGGTATGTTCAAGCTTTATATTCTTCTGCCAAAAAGCGCGTTTCTAAAACATATCATCTCGATCTGTCAGATCCACGCATCCACAATTAATCACAGCTCCAATAACGTCATTAGACTAGCAACGGACCTCCGATTTTGTGACAGCTCTAGGCCGTTTGACGAAAGATGGTGCAACTTCTTTGAAGTCGGGTAAGTGATCCGAATCTAAAATATTAGAACCGCGGGGACTCTCGCCAGCTGACGTTTCACATGCACAGGGATGGTGTATAAAGAGGCAGGGCTCCGTCGCATTGAAGTTGGACTTTGGGGATTCTTTACCTAACATTATTATGTacatcaacttctctccTATATCTGGAAACTTCCAGGTTCTGGAGCAGGAGACTCTGAATTGAGGCTGTAGGCCATCCTCTGGTTCGCTCTGTCCATTGAAGAACATCCCCAAGACGTTCTAAATCCCCTCGGGCTACAAAACTATCTACAGAAAGAGATATCGCCATACATGCAATGAGTATAGCTGCGGGGCTAGTTGTGTTGGACAATCCTACACCACACATAGTCCAAACGTGTTGTCGTACCTTGTCTCGAACCCCTTCTTCCGCACGAAAGCATGCTGGGCCAGTTCTTGGAAGCGACGGATCATTTATATCCAACAAGATACGGGCGAGTGAGGAATACTGGGCAGCGATAATGCGCTCCTCAGTCTCGTAGCGAATATCTGGAAAATCGCCACCCCTAGCTTTGTAGAAAAATGGCTGCCCATGATCTCCAGCCGCAATTCGCTTATTCTCATTAAGAAGCTTCTTATGTAACTCCATGGATGACGGCCTGCTAATACCATATGCAAAGGCAATCGTCTCTGCGCAATGAAGTGTGGCTCCGCAAGCAAAAGAATACCTCTCCCCTGGCTGGACGGCTTGGAACTTGTGGAAAAGTTCAAGGTCCAGTCTAATCTGCCGACTGTCCCGCAACGACATGTATATCTCCTGCCGAAGACAGGCCCAGTatgcagcttgacgaagGCTGGAGTTTATGCCTAGGTTCTCTTGTAGTCGGATGAGTGTCCTCGCACCCACTAGATGACCCTGTCTGTCGGCGCCTGCGATTGGTACATCTAACTCTTCAAGTAGGCGAAGTATAACTACAATTATTAACAGAGTTTCATCCAGAACAGACAAGTCATCGTTGATCGCCGGTATTAAGGTTTGAAGACATTTATCATAATGGCTGTCTGCTACGGCGGGGTCGAAGTCGTCGATGCGACTAAGATGGCGAGCTGCGAGGGCCAAAACGGCACTAAGAAGCGTGCCACAGGTACGTACACGCTGGGGGACGATGGTAGCAAAGTGGCGATCTTTGTCACAAAAGTCAAACTATGTTGCATATCAACGTCTGTATTCACCATTCAGGGCGTACCAAGGGCTAAAGATATGACGTACAAATAAAGAAACCTCATTAATGTAATGTTGAAGCAGTGTCGCTTCCTGAACATTTTCGAGGGGCCAGTCAGGAGGATCAAGATAAAGACGACCAACGGAGTGGGATTGCGGGCGGGAGTCGATCGCATACGATGTCTCCGAGGGCGATTTCTCGGGCACCGGGCTGCCTGTGCTTAAATTGCTCTCTGCCTCGCTCTGTGCGGGCAGGAAACGTATCGTCTCGCAAGCTAATGGGTAACCACCGGAATTACTCGAAGAGTTCCTATGCCCTAgcgttggtggtggcggcgcgGCGGAATCTGCGTCGGAACTGTGCTTTTGTGTCGACCACGGTGTGCTCCTCGAGGCGCCCTGAGTCGGTTCAAGGGGATACTGGGAAACCTGTTTAGGGGACAGGCCAACAAACTGGACGTTTCCTGGGGATGGTGAGCAGTGAGCGTTGGCTTGGTGTCAACATCTTGACCAGTTGGACATACCActtggtggcaatggcatccaCTCTTGTGTTGGTGAAAAGCTAGTACCACTGCTTACCCTGGAAGCATTGTAGAATTGTCTCGGCGAATCGCGAATGCAGTTACGATTAGCCTTTATGCAACGGCTGCATCTTGGACGTTGCCCGTCACCTGGAGATGTTAGCTTGTTGAGTTCCCTCTTGGACAAGTCGCTCCGACTGTTTGCATTTAGGCTACATTTGTAATGACGTTGCCGACAGTCTTTACTATTTATCCATTAGAGTCGGAGAGGGGTTTGGGAGCGTAAGGGCTGAATCTCACCAGCTTAACATGCCAGGACTTTCTGCTATGATTAGTCGTAGATGTGACAGGAACGATAGAATGGTCGCATGGAGTTTCCAAAGATACTCATTCATAAATCGCGGGGCGAGTTTCCTTTTTTAATGCCTCGTCGGCTGAATGACGTCCCTACTAACTTTAACGGGATAGCTCCGTTACAAGACTTTACCCAGGGAAGCATCAATTGTGCGGGGGATCCGGGGACTGTGGAGATTCGGGAAGCCGTCAATTGATGAAGAGTCTACCAGACATATGATGATCCCGGATGGGACATCACTGTTGTTTCAGGCTCGGTACTCTATGCCTAGGTAGTCTGAGGCGGTGGTAGATCTTACATTCGTTGTTCTACCTCTCCCTGCTCTTAGCTGTCCGCACTTCATACCTCACAGACAGAAGGTTTAGTTTTCACGAGGCCTTACCACAAGTTAGGATTGATTGTGGAATCAGTGGCAATCAATCCAGCAGTTGAGACAAACATTACAAAGAATTGTGTTCATTAACCTATATCCTAAATGGCAGCTGCAAAGGGCTAGAAATAGCACATAACGACAAGCACATGCCATTTGTCAACCCCCAGTTAGGCAGTGATGAATATGTACGTATTAGAGTTCGTCTCGAGTTTGAATCCTGCCAGATCTCTGCCGTAATCGTAACATGGCCACACCATAAAGCTGCACCATGACTCATACTGCCTCACTGCCGGATACAGAGCCTATTTTGGCACCCATCATGGCTGTGTCGTTTGTCGCAGGAACTTGCGCGTAAACATTCCTCGGTGAACCTCCCTTGGCCGTCATGTTCAACGGATTGGTCGCGTTGCCAGACAAGATACTGCAGGCCGTGATGTTGGACATTCGACTCGCCCATAGGTCATAAATATCCCAAACCCTTCTATCTGTGGCGCGGTGCCGCTACCCCCATTTTCCCAGAAGATCTCCTCTAGTGTTGCATTCATTTCTCGCTTGCTTGACCCAGCGTTGAGGAAAAGAACCAACTCATCGCCACCGGACAACCCACCAGTGAAGTGTTGAATTTCACCCTGGCCAAATTGGTCTGTGTTGTTCACATAGTACCGCCAACGTCGGGTCACTGACGAACCCATGGAATCTTGCGAAACAGCTAAAACGGCAGTATTTTGAAGAATCGAAAGTGTCTCAGAGCTAACCCTTGACAAAACATTTGTCATGATCATAGGTGACTTCATGGCCGCCCATATCGAAAAATGAGCCTTGTACTCTTCATCCGACATTGCTCCATTCCCGACCTCTAGAAAGGCGGTCTTGTCAGCTCAGTTCTCGATCATCTGCTAAACACGGCTCGCGTACGTAAAAGGTCCATGTCGTTCCATGCACCGGGGAACGCCTTTGATGGGTAGTAGACTACCTTGTTGACAACATTCATCCATAGAACGAAAAAAACCAGGGACTTTGCAATCCAAACCTTCTGTCAACGGGATGTAACCcatactatctctctgcattagcggagcgttcccttttgctaGACCaaatgacctagcggtcaTTTTCTTCGATACCTTCCTTCTCCACGCAGGGACACTGCGGGCCGTCTCGGTTAAAAGTATCTACTAAATCTCTTGTCACACGCCATGAATTGGCAATATTTGGGACAAATAGCCATGGACCATCGACGCCCCAGTTACACATGCTGTATAGTATTGGTCTGTTGGTCTTATTTAAAGCCTTGCTCATCGCGTAGTATCGGTCAAACGAGAGCTTCTGGGAGCCCTCTTGGCTGTCGTTGAAGCAGTTATCATACTTGACATAGTCGACCTTTTTCATCGGAAATTTAGTGACCCTCGGAAGCGGCCGTCCATTGACGCACTGTTCGCATTCAAACTTACCCCCATTCCGCCCAAACTGCAGCGTCCTTTTCCTCGAACCCTAGCCAGCCAGCATACCGCGCGCAGGTTGGTGTACCAGCGCTCGAATAAATACCAACTTTCATGCCGAGCTTATGAATCTCATCTGCAAGACCCTTGATGCCGTCCGGAAATTTGGTCATGTTGGGTTGCAAGTATCCCGTCGAGCTCCGCCCGTCTGACCAGCAGTCGTCCAGAATGTACTCATAGCCGACGTCCCGGAAGTCATATTGAACCACTTTCTATAATGACGCTGGAGTTGAGATCGCAACCGAATGAACTTCATGTATTCTTCATGAGTTAGCCATCGTCATATCCTACTTACATTTACGGAATGAGCAAACTCACCCAGCCCATCTGAGGTGTAAGGGCAAGTCCGTTATCTAATGCTAACACACACAACTCAAATAATGCAACAACTGCCGCAGCCAACATGGTACTGCTAAAATGTACGGTTCTAAAcattttctttcttgttgaGAAAAAACAAATTGTGCCTCGATTCAAGTACGGTGAGGATGCAATGCGGGACGTGGGGTGGCAAATAACCCTTAAAAGTTATAACAGTGTAAGCGCCACGGAACCAAGACATAGTTTGCAAAGCATTAGATGCAGCAAACTCCTCGCACGGTAACTACCAATCCATCAACTCGCGACTAGCTGCGGATTGTCGAAATATCCTAGCCAGCTTGGTCTCCTGTCAACTGCAGTCTCTCTGGGGGTTGTGCATTTTCTATCACACATATTGACCCCCCCTGTTTCTTTTATCCAGAAACGGAAACTCACTACGACTGTCGCCAATTTGATGCCCAGACGACGAAAAAGTTCACAGTAACTGCCCAAAGATCAGTGTCCACTACAGTATTGCCTAACCAAGGGTACCTCAGAAACGCAGCCGAATAAATCGCGAAATCCGGGCAAGTGTTATTGTTTCACCAAAAAACTATTTTAGGGCAGTCATTCCCAGGGACTCACCTCCGTGATGGTTTTCGTTCATGAGCCGCCTAGCCGGAAAGAATGCAGTTAATCTCGCACATGCTCAGCAGCACAAGGTTGTCTCATCCTGAATAACTAACCCTTATTGATAAGATTATATCTTTACGGGCTCCTGCGGCATTGGTATCGTTATAACACAATGTACTCAATTGGCAACATATACGCAATTGCTGCGGTAGCAATCGTTGGCggtggtttgtttggtttCGACatctcgtccatgtcggcCATGTAAGTCCATCTCTGATGCTTGTTAGTTATTGTGGTATGTTGAAAGTCGGACTAAGGAAGGCGCATTTACAGCATCTCGACACAACAATACCTTTGTTACTTCAACCAGAAGCCTGAAACATATGAGCCAACCAAAGATGTACAGGAATGTGCTGGACCGTCGTCTTCTGTTCAAGGAGGCATCACAGCCTCCATGGCTGGAGGGTCCTTCTTGGGCGCCATAGTATCTGCGATTTTGTCAGATAGGTGTGGTCGAAAAAGTTCAATTCAGATTGGTTCTGTAATCTGGTACGGCATCCGTCCTTAAACTCGATGAGATTCGAACAAGCACTAAGTCATTTCTAGGTGTATTGGTTCAGTTCTGGTCTGCGCCTCCCAAAACATTGGCATGCTCATTCTCGGCCGTTTTATTAACGGCATTTCTGTTGGAATATGTTCAGCGCAAGTACCTGTCTATATTACCGAAATTGCACCACCGACAAAACGAggtcttcttgttggtgctCAACAGTGGGCTATAACTTGGGGGATATTAATCATGTACTACGTTTCGTATGGCTGCTCATTTATTGGCGCTACATCTCATCCGCCCTCACCAACTGCATTCAGAGTCCCCTGGGGCTTACAAATGATCCCTGCCATATTTCTATTCTTTGCactcttccttcttcccGAGTCGCCTCGCTGGCTTGCGAAGAAAGATCGTTGGGAAGAAGCCGAGGCCACAATAGCCCTTGTCCACGCCAAATGTAACCGCCAACATCCGTTTGTTGTCGCTGAGATACAAGAGATCAAAGATTTTTGTCAGTTTGAGAGAGAGAATGCCAATATCTCCTGGCTTGAGCTCTTCAAACCAAACATGATTTGGCGAACTCACATCGCAGTATTCACTCAATTCTGGTCTCAACTTACGGGCATGAATGTCATCATGTACTATGTCACCTACGTCTTTGCTATGGTATTCAATGACTTCCCACAGGCTCCCTATAGTAAGTCGAACTGACAAATCCTTCAGGCCGGATTTTCTGGAAACAGTGGTTTGGTTGCGTCGTCAATCAACTACGTCATTAATGTCTTCATGACAATTCCTGCTCTCCTATTAATTGACAGAATTGGACGTCGGCCAGCATTAATAGGCGGAGCCATATCTTTAATGATCTGGTGGTTTGCAACAGCTGGCATCCTTGCTACATATGGCCATCCGGCACCACCAGGAGGGCTAAACCACGTATCAGCTCAGTCCTGGGTAATTGCTGGACCGGCATCAAAGGCTGTCATCGCTGCTTCATACCTTATAGTTGCATCTTTTGCACCAACTTGGGGCCCAGTCTCTTGGACATATCCCCCAGAGCTATTTCCGCTGCGACTTAGAGCAAAGGGAGTATCCCTCTCAACTGCTGCTTGTTGGGCAATGAACTTTGCACTTGGATATTTTACACCGCCTGCGTTCACTAACATTGCCTGGAAAACATATCTCGGTAAGTCAAGTTGGGGTTTGCTATCTTGGGTCGGACAAACTTGGTCTACCGCTGTGCCTAACAAAATTTAACTAGTTTTCGGGGTTTTCTGCACTGCCATGGCTATTCACGCATTCGTTTGTTTTCCGGAAACTGCTGGCAAGCCcctggaggagattgaggagaTATTCTCTTTTAATACCCGTGCTTGGAAGACTCGTGCAGAATTTGCCTCTGGCCGGCGAATGGAGAAAGGTGGACTTAATGGTGAGAAGCATACCCAGGTCGGTACTGTGGAGAAGCGTGAAGGCGCCAGCTAGGCAGATGACTAAAACCTTGACCTGCATACTGTAGGGCTTTATTAACCTGGGTTGACTGCTTTTATTACCATGTATATGCATGATGCGTGGTTGTTTTTGTCCCATCGTCAGCGGCATTCATTTCTGCAGACATAGCTAGAAAATTTAAACTAGTAAGCTCTGGTAGCTTGCTCTCCGGCGGATGGCACATGTTCAATGAACTaaatgtcaatgttggtgctTTTCAGCCGTACGTTAAACGGACCGACGCTGAGATGTTAATTCATGTTGTTAACGCCAATTTTTGGTGGGACTAGGACAGACGGCTAACTGCACGAAATCGGCCCAAGCCTGAAATTTTGCTATTTTACAGTTCAGACCAAATGAACAAATACAAACAGACAAAAATTGCTTTCTCCCAATAGTAAAACGGAGCGTCCCGTGGGAACTCAAATTGgttgacaaggctgaaggTGCAGCTTGTATGCCCTCTTGGTTGTCGTGTTGTCCGAAGTCCGGAGGCTTTTGGTTAGCTAAATTAGCCTACGGTCCCAAGACTCTAGGAACCGTCACTAACTTCATGTTCCTATGGAGCAAAAAGAAGCAAACTTTGCCTTGGATATTTATCAGTGTCAACAGGACAGTAATAACATGGAGGGTACTGAGCGTGTCTGCGGCACCATGCATCACGGAGACGTCGATCAAGGAAACGCGACAAAGAGCGGAACCGAAACCTTAGCATGCGTTGCTTGTCGCTCTCGGAAACTGAGATGCGACAGGACCGCTGTGCTCCCGATGTCGTAATAGCGACACAGACTGTGTTTACCCTGAATCTAGGCGTAAGCCAGCTGTCAAGAGGGAGAGCACACACCGTCTGGAAGAGCGACTCGGTAAGTGCCCTGTGCTGCCTCACATTCGACAAGAGAGTGTATCTTACATAGATGAAAAGCTCAAGTCAAACGCCGTCTGCAAGCCACAAATAGAGCAACTACCGAATGCAACCTGAGTGCCAGCAGGCCGCGGCAGCAGGCGAATCTCGCAGTACACAGTGGTCATGTTGAAAACCACAAGCCTAGTATGAGCGTTAATCCTTGAGGCGTTCAGGATGATGCAGCGGCCTTGAGCCTGCAAGACGACAAACCACCATCCAATAGTCAACACATTGGCCTTGGTTTCAATGAAACACTCCCACCACAGGAAGTCAGGAACGAGCTGTATGTCTCATTCTTGTGGCACCTAGTCCGGGATCAAAGTCGATCTAACCCGGTACAGAAACGAGAAATTCTTCGCAAATCAGTATCACGCCATACCAATGATTCATTCAGGGCGATTCTATCACTCATTATATGCCGGACCTTTTCGGAGTCCACCAATAAGCTTACAAAACGCTATTTGGGCCATGCCTGCCAATGGTGACGCTAAATACGACCAGTATGCAGAGATATTATACAAACGCGCCTGCAACTATGTCGAAGCAATGATATGAAGGTAGTGAACGTGGCTATTGATATTTTATTGGGGAAAACGTATGAGTGCCCTAGCTGGGGATTTAGTATTACGGAGTCTCAGCCTCAGCTCCGATTTACGATAACAGGAACCAAATGGATCAAACCACTTAAGCTCTGTCTGACACGGCGAGTTCccgccaaagaagccttCAGTCTTTAGCAAGCCAATGGGAGGCAACGAGTAAGACAATTCCAGTAGAAGTAATAACGTTACTCAACATAGTTTGGTCCTCTATTTACCACCGAGGAATCTCAAATACGTTTTTAAGGTTAGCCGCAAATAAGGTTTTCAATGGTGAGTTGATCAACGGAGGCAACGAGCCAAAAATAGTGCCCCCTTCGAGCAATGCATCGTTCAAACGTCTGGTGACTGCGTGATTTAAAAGATGACTGAGCACAGGGCTGGTGAATTCGAGCACATAATAAACGACATCTACCGTTTGACATGAATCGCCAATACGCCTTCACTACCTGCAGTGCAAAGGGACTTGACACGATTTACAAGTCAATTCTCACGCATGGACACGGAATCGCACAAGATCTCCAAATCCCGTCGACGTCCAAGGCAATGCCGCGAAGAACCTGAAACCTTTGAAGGACCAAGTCACTCACATGTGATGCGCACGGTTGCCTTGAGAAGATATCCCGCATACAAAGGTCAATGTTGATTCATTGTTGTCCGGTTCAGGTACTGGTCCAGGCAATCGTTCTACGGTTctcagacaacattgaaataAGCTCTGGGAAAACTGTGTCTGATGTGCATTCAATTTAATGCCTTACTCAACTTGTGCCTCGTCTTGATCAGCTTCACCTTGGAATTGAATACATGTACTCTCTGGCCACGCCAATTGATTCCGGGTACGGGCGGAGTATGTAGGGTCAAATATAATAACCACGAACAATAGGATGATCTAAATGTTATGGCAACTACACACGCACGCACGCGCGGTGTGCATAGACATAGACATGGAGGGACATGTCTCAAATAGGGGCGCACAGAATACTGtaagcaaccagacaacatctACGTTGAGGGAAATCTAAACTAGACCGCAGGCCTCAGAATCTACTCAAGTAGTATCAAATATAAACAAGTCATCACGCCCTCTTCCCTCTAGCACTGCACTTCCTGTGACCCTCACCCTCAGCCTCATCCTGATCCGCACTTTTGACTCTGGTAACTTGAGCTATCGTCTTTTGTCCTTCCCGACTCTGGTATCTTAGCCCTCAGGATGAAACTCCCTCTTATTTCTGCCGTTGCCATGGCGGTTCTCATGGTTTCGCcggcgatggtgatggcaaCTCGGTGGAATAAGACTCCGGGGGTCGCGCCTGCGATGCCGCAAAGGACGGTGACTGGCTTTTCATTTATGCCCCCCTGGGTACCGCGGTCCAACACACGGACACCTCGACTGACCCCTACGCCTCGTCCGACTGGCAAACGTTTTACATTTCTGCCCCCCTGGGTACCAGAACAACCGCGGTCCAACACACGGACACCTCGACCGACCCCTACGCCTCGCTCGACTGGCAACCGTTTTACATTTCTGCCCCCCTGGGTAGGACCAGCACCGTGGCCTACAGGGATACGACCGAGTCCTCCGCGTCCTGAGGGTCGGCCGCGCGAACTCCTGCGCCCACGTCCTCCCGTGTCGCTGCGTCCGCTGCGCCCACGTCCTCCCGTGTTACTGCCTCCGCTGCGCCCACGTCCTCCCGTGTCGCTGCGTCCGTTGCTCCCACATCCTCCCGTGTCAGTGCCTCCGCGGCCCACAGGAACACCTGGACCGATTGAATCTTATACGAGGGGAGTTAATCGGAAGAGAATTCGTAGCACTCCGTCTCCCCTACGTCCTCTGGGTCGGTCGCGCGGGCGCTCTCTAACTTCGCTGCGTCGGCTACGCCTACGTCCCTCCGTCTCGCTGCGTCGGCTGCGCTTACGCCCTCTCGTGTCGCTGCCTCTACTGCGCCCACGGGCTCCCGTGTCAGTGCCTCCGCGGCCCACAGGAACACCTGGACCGATTGAATCTTATACGAGGGGAGTTAATCGGAAGAGAATTCGTAGCACTCCGTCTCCCCTACGTCCTCTGGGTCGGTCGCGCGGGCGCTCTCTAACTTCGCTGCGTCGGCTACGCCTACGTCCCTCCGTCTCGCTGCGTCGGCTGCGCTTACGCCCTCTCGTGTCGCTGCCTCTACTGCGCCCACGGGCTCCCGTGTCAGTGCCTCCGCGG is a window of Pochonia chlamydosporia 170 chromosome 5, whole genome shotgun sequence DNA encoding:
- a CDS encoding phytanoyl- dioxygenase protein (similar to Neofusicoccum parvum UCRNP2 XP_007579730.1) — its product is MGSYSDIPQLFVNDGPLGTENVTQLLPSSCEEPFEVLLNRLHQHGYLFVKKLLPREDVLQIREKYFEYLSPSGVLKPGSLPVDGLFDDSQDPAAFPGIGAGSTGENGRPGGDKAQLFVDLAIQAHRELWYSETFCRHPTLAKFVAQLTGWGERSMLFRRSLLRNNIPGTKAIGVHYDQIFLRWGDLSNLTAWCPLGDISIDGGGLIYLEGSQELGERLEQEFADKSQNENFSEAQTKSAFNSNMLANGLLSNNPAEFGRQYGRRWMAADYEAGDVVLHLPYMIHASTINHSSNNVIRLATDLRFCDSSRPFDERWCNFFEVGDGV
- a CDS encoding sugar porter (SP) family MFS transporter (similar to Coccidioides immitis RS XP_001239766.1), whose protein sequence is MYSIGNIYAIAAVAIVGGGLFGFDISSMSAIISTQQYLCYFNQKPETYEPTKDVQECAGPSSSVQGGITASMAGGSFLGAIVSAILSDRCGRKSSIQIGSVIWCIGSVLVCASQNIGMLILGRFINGISVGICSAQVPVYITEIAPPTKRGLLVGAQQWAITWGILIMYYVSYGCSFIGATSHPPSPTAFRVPWGLQMIPAIFLFFALFLLPESPRWLAKKDRWEEAEATIALVHAKCNRQHPFVVAEIQEIKDFCQFERENANISWLELFKPNMIWRTHIAVFTQFWSQLTGMNVIMYYVTYVFAMAGFSGNSGLVASSINYVINVFMTIPALLLIDRIGRRPALIGGAISLMIWWFATAGILATYGHPAPPGGLNHVSAQSWVIAGPASKAVIAASYLIVASFAPTWGPVSWTYPPELFPLRLRAKGVSLSTAACWAMNFALGYFTPPAFTNIAWKTYLVFGVFCTAMAIHAFVCFPETAGKPLEEIEEIFSFNTRAWKTRAEFASGRRMEKGGLNGEKHTQVGTVEKREGAS
- a CDS encoding arca-like protein (similar to Colletotrichum gloeosporioides Nara gc5 XP_007285176.1) — translated: MSDEEYKAHFSIWAAMKSPMIMTNVLSRVSSETLSILQNTAVLAVSQDSMGSSVTRRWRYYVNNTDQFGQGEIQHFTGGLSGGDELVLFLNAGSSKREMNATLEEIFWENGGSGTAPQIEGILSGNATNPLNMTAKGGSPRNVYAQVPATNDTAMMGAKIGSVSGSDGQRPRCSRCIKANRNCIRDSPRQFYNASRVSSGTSFSPTQEWMPLPPSGNVQFVGLSPKQVSQYPLEPTQGASRSTPWSTQKHSSDADSAAPPPPTLGHRNSSSNSGGYPLACETIRFLPAQSEAESNLSTGSPVPEKSPSETSYAIDSRPQSHSVGRLYLDPPDWPLENVQEATLLQHYINEVSLFFDFCDKDRHFATIVPQRVRTCGTLLSAVLALAARHLSRIDDFDPAVADSHYDKCLQTLIPAINDDLSVLDETLLIIVVILRLLEELDVPIAGADRQGHLVGARTLIRLQENLGINSSLRQAAYWACLRQEIYMSLRDSRQIRLDLELFHKFQAVQPGERYSFACGATLHCAETIAFAYGISRPSSMELHKKLLNENKRIAAGDHGQPFFYKARGGDFPDIRYETEERIIAAQYSSLARILLDINDPSLPRTGPACFRAEEGVRDKLYSLHVWRYLFL